A single region of the Chitinophaga niabensis genome encodes:
- a CDS encoding SusC/RagA family TonB-linked outer membrane protein: MRLTFTACMRRVLLLIIPLFLCTILFANDSQDGEKITLFEKAVPLKTVFKKITSQTGIKFVYSNRLVDDEQKVDVSVKNASLDEVMQQIFYGRKYELQRTSPKSVVLIVHEKVVSSVTPITAPTNDVAIIDIAGTVSDVTGEKLPGATVLVRGTNKATMTDGEGRFRLAGVFANAKLWVSYTGYEGEEVKLQGQRELNVKLQRGENRLSEVVVAYGTTTQRSNTGAVTVVKGEQIQNLPNRSFDKSLQGLVPGLQITNGTGQPGGGVSSMVQRGVSSGVDPFTNINARNPLIVIDGIPVSQDNFQRVQKAGGTPVTNPLAQINPSDIESISVLRDAAAISLYGSKASNGVILVTTKRGKTGRTTLSLRSQMDVSYLPKRMTRSIPSQAEYLALLYETYRNTNPTLWTDAAIRKDLFNKFPYRVLGSDTSFYPDPAWTDAIFEKGAKTFSNEISLSGGNDKTIYYLNVEYTKQDGIVKNTGFDRKSFRINMENRPFNWLTIGTNTTFSYNVQNVTNLTETESTYGLISTLSPLNPVKLNNGKYAFSYGWGGPVTPITTNPAAKLEYDVTKAISYRGISKLYGEASFLKYFSFKSSVGIDFMLSEFKEKSDPRFRVGTSNVGSIIESDVRRANIIANNILNAKIPITNKHNIDFLLGQEAQIISDKSLAGEVKADSTALPTYDQISSPGYVVSSLSGRSTRQTLLSWFGQINYGYKKKYFISTSIRRDGSSRFGSRELWGTFWSSGASWIVSEEPFLNKSSFFTYLKLRGSVGVSGNSGAVNPSTKFDVLSQGLYADRTAVIMTTFPGNSDIKWERTFSWNAGLDTRFFHDKILLNIDVYNKSTKNLIYQIDLPSVSGYRTVNDNIGDLRNRGIEVSASANIISRPNIRWSLSANWSRNINKLVKAYVPFVALQTGNLVNEVGRNYNSFYLVEWAGVNPDNGKPQWIDSSGKATTVYNSAMKKVVGKPQPDGFGSVISSIGYKNFDLNIQLYYQYGNKVLYEKLMIMMNDGASAFINQSAAAQQYWKKPGDVSDNPRRVLSNTDGGNRASTRYLIDGGYIKLSNVTFTYSLPSKYLSRAGFSMFKIFIQGSNLAIWSPIKDQDPDNVNAIGGISSPYPNSKGFSIGLQSNF, translated from the coding sequence ATGAGACTGACTTTTACTGCCTGTATGCGCAGGGTTCTCCTGCTAATTATCCCTTTATTCTTATGTACCATTCTGTTTGCTAATGATAGCCAGGATGGAGAAAAAATTACGCTGTTCGAAAAAGCAGTTCCGCTGAAAACAGTTTTCAAAAAGATCACTTCGCAAACAGGAATTAAGTTTGTTTATAGTAACCGGTTGGTGGATGATGAGCAGAAGGTGGATGTGAGTGTTAAGAATGCGTCTTTAGATGAAGTGATGCAGCAGATTTTCTACGGGAGGAAGTATGAGTTGCAGCGGACGAGTCCGAAGTCTGTGGTTTTGATTGTGCATGAGAAGGTGGTTTCTTCTGTTACTCCTATCACTGCTCCGACTAATGATGTTGCGATTATTGATATTGCAGGGACTGTTTCGGATGTAACCGGGGAGAAACTACCTGGGGCTACAGTTCTTGTTAGGGGCACTAATAAAGCGACGATGACGGATGGTGAAGGAAGGTTTCGCCTTGCGGGGGTTTTTGCCAATGCGAAGCTTTGGGTGAGTTATACGGGGTATGAGGGGGAGGAGGTGAAGCTTCAAGGGCAACGGGAGTTGAATGTGAAATTACAGCGGGGGGAGAATAGGCTGAGCGAGGTAGTGGTAGCCTATGGAACAACAACCCAGCGGTCGAATACGGGAGCTGTTACCGTTGTAAAGGGTGAACAAATTCAAAACTTGCCTAACCGCTCGTTCGATAAAAGTTTACAAGGACTAGTTCCAGGTTTGCAGATAACTAATGGAACAGGGCAACCTGGGGGTGGGGTGAGTAGCATGGTGCAAAGGGGGGTTTCCTCAGGAGTAGATCCCTTTACAAATATTAATGCTAGAAACCCTTTAATTGTAATTGATGGAATTCCTGTAAGTCAAGACAACTTTCAAAGAGTTCAAAAGGCGGGAGGAACTCCGGTCACAAATCCATTGGCACAAATAAACCCTTCGGATATAGAGTCGATAAGCGTTCTGCGAGATGCCGCTGCGATTTCTCTTTATGGCTCCAAGGCAAGCAACGGAGTAATTCTTGTAACAACAAAGAGAGGAAAGACGGGGAGGACCACATTGAGTTTGAGATCGCAAATGGATGTTTCTTACCTCCCCAAAAGAATGACCAGAAGTATACCTAGTCAAGCAGAATACCTGGCGTTATTGTATGAAACATATAGAAATACAAATCCAACGTTATGGACAGATGCTGCCATCAGAAAGGATTTATTTAATAAATTTCCTTACCGGGTTTTGGGTAGTGATACTAGCTTCTATCCTGACCCTGCATGGACTGATGCTATATTTGAAAAAGGAGCTAAAACTTTCTCAAACGAAATTTCTTTATCTGGAGGGAATGACAAAACTATCTACTATTTGAATGTAGAGTACACGAAACAAGATGGGATTGTTAAAAACACAGGATTTGATAGAAAGTCCTTTAGGATCAATATGGAGAACAGGCCTTTTAATTGGTTGACTATCGGAACAAATACCACCTTTTCATATAATGTTCAGAATGTAACAAATTTGACGGAAACAGAGAGTACTTATGGTTTAATATCAACGTTATCCCCATTAAATCCTGTTAAATTAAATAATGGTAAGTATGCATTTTCATATGGCTGGGGAGGACCCGTTACCCCTATTACAACCAATCCGGCAGCGAAACTAGAGTACGATGTTACTAAGGCAATCTCTTATAGAGGAATTAGCAAACTTTATGGAGAAGCCTCCTTTTTAAAATATTTCTCCTTTAAGTCTAGTGTGGGAATAGACTTTATGTTATCCGAGTTTAAAGAGAAGAGCGATCCGAGGTTTAGAGTCGGAACATCAAATGTAGGTTCTATAATTGAAAGTGATGTACGTCGAGCCAATATTATAGCAAACAATATCCTTAATGCCAAAATACCTATTACTAACAAACACAATATTGATTTTTTATTAGGGCAGGAGGCACAGATAATATCAGACAAGAGTTTAGCAGGAGAAGTTAAGGCAGATTCAACGGCACTACCTACTTACGATCAGATTTCAAGCCCAGGGTATGTTGTAAGTTCTCTCTCAGGAAGATCTACAAGACAAACTTTACTTTCTTGGTTTGGGCAGATCAACTATGGGTATAAGAAAAAATATTTCATTTCAACTAGTATTCGACGTGACGGCTCTTCCAGATTTGGGAGCAGGGAATTGTGGGGGACATTTTGGTCTTCAGGTGCAAGCTGGATCGTTTCAGAAGAACCATTTCTTAACAAAAGTTCCTTTTTCACATATTTAAAATTGAGAGGAAGCGTTGGGGTTTCTGGTAACTCCGGTGCTGTTAATCCATCTACAAAGTTTGATGTTTTATCTCAGGGATTATATGCAGATCGAACTGCTGTTATAATGACTACATTTCCTGGAAATTCTGATATCAAGTGGGAAAGAACATTTTCCTGGAATGCAGGTTTAGATACGAGATTTTTTCATGATAAAATTCTGCTGAATATTGATGTATATAATAAGTCTACAAAAAACTTGATTTATCAGATTGATTTGCCTTCAGTAAGCGGGTATAGGACGGTTAATGACAATATAGGAGATTTAAGGAACCGTGGCATAGAGGTGTCTGCGTCTGCAAACATTATTTCACGACCGAATATAAGATGGAGTTTAAGTGCAAATTGGAGTAGAAATATTAATAAGCTAGTTAAAGCGTATGTTCCGTTTGTTGCATTGCAAACTGGTAATTTGGTTAATGAGGTTGGTAGAAATTATAATTCTTTTTATTTAGTTGAATGGGCTGGTGTTAATCCCGATAATGGAAAGCCTCAATGGATCGATTCTTCTGGAAAGGCAACAACTGTATATAATAGTGCAATGAAAAAGGTTGTAGGAAAACCACAGCCGGATGGATTTGGCTCTGTAATAAGTTCGATAGGGTATAAAAACTTTGATCTCAATATTCAGTTATACTATCAATATGGGAACAAAGTACTTTATGAAAAGTTAATGATTATGATGAATGACGGTGCATCTGCATTTATTAATCAATCAGCCGCGGCACAGCAATATTGGAAAAAACCGGGAGACGTATCTGACAACCCAAGACGTGTACTTAGTAATACAGATGGCGGGAACAGAGCATCAACGAGGTATTTGATTGATGGTGGATACATTAAGCTGAGTAATGTAACATTCACTTACAGTTTACCATCTAAATATCTTTCTAGAGCGGGTTTTAGCATGTTCAAGATTTTTATTCAAGGAAGCAATTTAGCAATTTGGAGTCCGATCAAAGATCAGGATCCCGACAATGTTAATGCAATAGGAGGCATATCGAGCCCGTACCCTAATTCAAAAGGTTTTAGCATTGGTTTGCAGTCTAATTTCTAA
- a CDS encoding FecR family protein: MTDNNYSDIQDLISLELAGQTSASEKKYLHDLIQNDEAVRKIWEERSTYHASMAHAYESVNRQAAWKGVASRTISRRRPVYRAIAVAAAACVVAVISVYTFYPSKHTQTFDHSAAHLTLANGEVIDLRSPQKNIAIPNGATVSNVDRSLSYTGGPGSGEMNELWAPAGSDYKIELSDGTEIWLNSMTRLRFPFQFTGNTREIAIEGEAYIKVAKDAAKPFIVHLPSGDVTVLGTAFNVNTYERTAVALVQGSVQVKMQSQTILLKPGEQAVYDGSLITNKFEREEVLSWMEGLHMFNNASLAEIVKVLPRWYGVEVVLDDASTAQSRFTGYIDRKRPISEFLHEIKATTEADYYYKDGVLHFR; the protein is encoded by the coding sequence ATGACTGATAACAATTATTCGGATATTCAGGATCTTATTTCGTTGGAATTAGCTGGTCAGACCAGTGCTTCAGAGAAAAAGTACTTGCATGATCTCATTCAGAATGATGAAGCAGTAAGAAAGATATGGGAGGAAAGGAGCACTTATCATGCTTCTATGGCCCATGCCTACGAGAGCGTTAACCGCCAGGCAGCCTGGAAGGGTGTAGCCTCCCGGACGATTTCCCGTCGCCGGCCAGTTTACAGAGCAATTGCTGTAGCCGCTGCAGCATGTGTTGTGGCTGTTATTTCAGTATATACTTTTTACCCATCCAAACATACCCAGACATTTGATCATAGCGCTGCCCATTTGACTTTGGCGAATGGAGAGGTGATTGATCTGCGTTCACCCCAAAAAAATATTGCTATCCCTAATGGGGCTACGGTTAGTAATGTAGATCGTAGTCTTAGTTACACCGGAGGTCCTGGTTCCGGAGAGATGAATGAGCTCTGGGCTCCTGCAGGCTCTGACTACAAGATTGAGTTGTCCGATGGAACAGAGATATGGTTGAACTCTATGACCAGGCTTCGTTTTCCATTTCAGTTTACAGGTAATACCCGCGAGATCGCGATTGAAGGGGAGGCTTATATAAAGGTGGCTAAAGATGCTGCTAAACCTTTTATTGTTCACTTGCCTTCAGGAGACGTAACAGTGCTTGGTACAGCGTTTAATGTAAATACTTATGAGCGTACTGCTGTAGCGCTTGTTCAGGGATCTGTACAGGTAAAAATGCAGTCACAAACAATTTTGTTGAAGCCAGGAGAACAGGCTGTTTATGATGGCAGTTTGATTACAAACAAGTTTGAGCGTGAAGAGGTATTGAGTTGGATGGAAGGCTTGCATATGTTTAACAATGCGAGTCTAGCGGAGATCGTGAAAGTGTTGCCGCGTTGGTATGGGGTGGAGGTTGTGTTGGATGATGCATCTACGGCTCAGAGCAGGTTTACGGGGTATATAGATCGTAAACGTCCGATCAGTGAATTTTTACATGAGATAAAAGCTACAACAGAGGCTGACTATTATTATAAAGACGGAGTGTTACATTTCCGTTAA
- a CDS encoding RNA polymerase sigma factor gives MDDSLILQRLRQGDKGAFKDLFDKYFDALLITALQYCKEPNDAEDVVQEVFVAFWENSQFEKMINDAALRGYLFKTLRNKCLDKLEAQKRLQTNLDAYAYCQRESGIEPSSSLEAPPPMWLELAKGLKMLPPQTLKVVQMVYFNQKKQKEAAYELALSPNTVRNQLVRAMKLLRKNLEGGK, from the coding sequence ATGGACGACTCACTTATTCTTCAACGATTGAGGCAAGGTGATAAAGGTGCTTTCAAAGATCTATTTGATAAGTACTTTGATGCGTTACTCATTACGGCGTTGCAATACTGCAAGGAGCCTAATGATGCAGAAGATGTTGTGCAGGAGGTGTTTGTAGCGTTCTGGGAGAATAGCCAGTTTGAAAAAATGATCAACGACGCGGCGCTGCGTGGATATTTATTCAAGACTTTGCGGAACAAATGTTTGGATAAGCTGGAGGCGCAAAAGCGTTTGCAGACTAACCTGGACGCCTATGCATATTGCCAGCGGGAGTCCGGGATAGAGCCATCGTCTTCCCTGGAGGCCCCTCCTCCTATGTGGCTGGAGCTGGCAAAAGGGTTGAAGATGTTGCCTCCGCAGACGTTGAAAGTAGTGCAGATGGTGTACTTTAACCAGAAGAAGCAGAAGGAGGCGGCTTATGAATTGGCCTTGAGTCCTAACACGGTCCGTAATCAGCTTGTTCGTGCAATGAAGCTTTTGCGAAAAAATCTCGAGGGTGGTAAGTAG
- a CDS encoding TetR/AcrR family transcriptional regulator, producing the protein MSKAEQTRQSIIEKAAVIFNEKGIAGTSIDDVLKAADVAKGCLYGHFESKEDLAYASVDYMLAKIRARREAVFSKHKGAVEKIYAYLEVQRNPLNTLLQGGCPVVNLSVESDDTNPVIRKKLKALYESGFKAFTQILQDGIDAGELSDRLNAEEFATKMYASVQGGILISRTMNTAKPMHLVIQSLKAELEGYRVVKV; encoded by the coding sequence ATGAGCAAAGCAGAACAAACCAGGCAATCCATCATTGAAAAGGCGGCTGTTATCTTCAATGAGAAGGGGATTGCGGGTACATCCATAGATGATGTGCTGAAAGCGGCAGATGTTGCCAAGGGCTGCCTGTATGGTCATTTTGAAAGTAAGGAAGACCTGGCTTATGCCAGTGTGGATTATATGCTGGCTAAGATCAGGGCCAGGAGGGAGGCGGTGTTTTCCAAACACAAGGGGGCTGTTGAAAAAATATATGCTTACCTGGAAGTACAGCGGAATCCGTTGAATACTTTACTACAGGGAGGCTGCCCTGTTGTTAACCTTTCCGTGGAATCAGATGATACTAATCCTGTGATCAGGAAAAAGCTGAAAGCATTGTACGAGAGCGGCTTTAAAGCTTTTACGCAGATATTGCAGGATGGGATTGATGCAGGGGAGTTGTCTGACAGGCTTAATGCGGAGGAATTTGCTACAAAGATGTACGCATCGGTGCAGGGGGGGATCCTGATCAGCCGTACTATGAATACGGCTAAGCCTATGCATTTGGTGATACAGAGTTTGAAGGCTGAGTTGGAGGGGTATCGGGTTGTTAAGGTCTGA
- a CDS encoding MFS transporter, whose protein sequence is MKLIKDNHQGISTFLSFALLPLSGFATDIYIPALPSMASDLSVTNSAVQLSLILFMVSYGISQWFVGSLLDSYGRFRLGTSALLIFALSSFIIAATHNIYLIYAMRILQGTTVAMIVVGKRAYFVDVYSGDKLKHYVSLFSIIWATAPIVAPFIGGYLQTVFGWSSNFYFLGIFAVIILVFELIYSGESLKQFQPFKTKAILQVYRTTLTTVDFVLGLVIIAISYAMLVVYGMTSPFIIEHVFHLSPVVTGYCSLLSGVFLMLGGITSKMLIKKPFNRKLGVAIALQAVAAVFMIATSTLVSNLYTLMAFTLIIHYFGGFVFNNVFAFCLGRFTKNAGIASGVTGGSMYIITSILSYGIVNVIPIQSQALLGVAYLSFSIVLIGVFTLFVRARAKEALQQSLAQAA, encoded by the coding sequence ATGAAACTCATTAAAGACAATCACCAGGGGATCAGCACCTTTTTATCATTCGCACTGCTCCCGCTATCCGGCTTCGCTACCGATATCTACATTCCGGCATTGCCTTCCATGGCAAGTGATCTGTCTGTTACCAATTCTGCGGTGCAGCTCTCTCTCATATTATTCATGGTCAGCTATGGCATTAGCCAATGGTTCGTAGGAAGCCTGCTGGATAGCTACGGCCGTTTCAGGCTCGGCACTTCCGCACTTTTGATCTTCGCACTGTCCAGCTTCATCATCGCTGCTACGCACAATATCTATCTCATATACGCCATGCGTATCTTACAGGGTACTACAGTGGCCATGATCGTAGTGGGCAAGAGGGCCTATTTCGTGGATGTCTATTCCGGCGACAAGCTGAAACATTATGTAAGCCTGTTCTCTATCATCTGGGCCACAGCACCTATCGTCGCCCCATTCATTGGCGGATATCTGCAGACTGTTTTTGGCTGGTCTTCCAACTTCTACTTCCTCGGCATCTTTGCAGTGATAATACTGGTATTCGAACTAATCTACAGCGGGGAATCACTCAAACAATTCCAGCCATTTAAAACAAAAGCCATTCTGCAGGTTTACCGTACTACCCTCACAACAGTTGACTTTGTATTAGGACTGGTGATCATTGCCATCAGTTACGCCATGCTGGTAGTATATGGTATGACAAGCCCCTTCATCATAGAGCACGTCTTCCATCTTTCTCCTGTGGTAACCGGTTATTGTTCGCTGCTTTCTGGTGTATTCCTGATGCTCGGCGGGATCACTTCCAAAATGCTGATCAAAAAGCCATTTAACAGAAAGCTGGGTGTAGCTATCGCTTTACAAGCCGTTGCAGCTGTTTTTATGATAGCCACATCAACATTAGTGAGCAATCTCTACACGCTCATGGCATTCACATTGATCATTCACTACTTTGGTGGTTTCGTTTTCAATAACGTTTTTGCCTTTTGCCTGGGACGTTTCACTAAGAACGCAGGTATAGCAAGTGGTGTTACCGGAGGTTCTATGTATATAATAACCTCCATTTTAAGCTACGGTATAGTAAATGTGATACCTATTCAGAGCCAGGCTTTATTAGGGGTTGCATACCTTTCCTTTTCAATAGTCTTAATAGGTGTATTTACCTTATTTGTGAGAGCAAGGGCAAAAGAAGCGTTACAACAAAGTTTGGCGCAAGCTGCATAA
- a CDS encoding TlpA family protein disulfide reductase: MKKLFALLLLPSFAFAQEVVIKGKFSGDTKGYNKIYIYGNNVKNDSAVMVDGNFEFKVPFEKPFLPLFYTEYDRYVKRMYTPFPVLVEQPGEVILSDGDITKGMGSFKVSGLKSASEYNELRQQQAEVYKKVNDQITAKFGSTWYDRKNPKATEIGEEREKLTAVEMAGLLNSFISTHPDSYASALALSMGRSSLKTADMEKLYKLLSAKTKQTEEAKNVADYLNGLKSSAIGSTVKDFALTTPDEKLFSFSSLKGKYVMIDFWASWCGPCKQSFPHMKEVYAKYKSDKFEIYSISIDKDKAAWLKGLKEQDLPWLQSLDTKNISQSGFAVTGVPTTFLIDPKGKILMKEVGFEPGGNSPLEKKLVELFGAK, translated from the coding sequence ATGAAGAAATTATTTGCATTGTTGCTGCTGCCATCCTTTGCATTTGCACAGGAGGTGGTGATCAAAGGAAAGTTTTCCGGAGATACGAAGGGATACAACAAAATATACATCTACGGTAATAACGTAAAGAACGATTCTGCTGTGATGGTGGATGGTAACTTTGAATTCAAAGTACCATTCGAAAAACCTTTCCTTCCGCTATTTTACACTGAGTATGACAGGTACGTAAAACGTATGTACACCCCTTTCCCGGTATTGGTGGAGCAGCCCGGAGAGGTGATCCTTTCTGACGGAGACATCACCAAGGGTATGGGCAGCTTTAAAGTATCCGGCCTGAAATCCGCATCGGAATACAACGAACTGCGCCAGCAGCAAGCGGAAGTGTATAAAAAAGTAAATGACCAGATCACAGCAAAGTTCGGCTCTACCTGGTACGACAGGAAGAACCCGAAAGCCACAGAGATCGGTGAGGAAAGAGAAAAGCTGACAGCTGTGGAAATGGCCGGGCTATTGAACAGCTTCATTTCAACGCACCCTGATTCTTATGCATCTGCACTGGCATTGAGCATGGGGCGTTCCTCGCTGAAAACAGCGGATATGGAGAAGCTGTACAAACTGCTCTCCGCAAAAACAAAACAAACGGAAGAAGCGAAGAACGTTGCAGATTACCTGAACGGCCTGAAGAGCTCCGCTATCGGCAGCACGGTAAAAGACTTTGCGTTAACTACGCCGGACGAGAAATTGTTCAGCTTCAGTTCTCTGAAAGGTAAATATGTAATGATCGATTTCTGGGCCAGCTGGTGCGGACCCTGTAAACAATCCTTCCCTCACATGAAGGAAGTATACGCCAAATACAAGAGCGATAAGTTTGAGATCTACAGCATCTCCATCGACAAGGATAAGGCGGCATGGCTGAAGGGCTTGAAAGAACAAGACCTTCCCTGGTTGCAGAGCCTGGATACCAAGAATATTTCGCAAAGCGGATTTGCCGTAACCGGTGTACCTACTACTTTCCTGATCGATCCCAAAGGAAAGATCCTGATGAAGGAAGTAGGGTTTGAGCCTGGAGGGAATAGCCCGCTGGAGAAGAAGCTGGTGGAGTTGTTCGGAGCGAAGTAG
- a CDS encoding TlpA disulfide reductase family protein gives MKKIVLLAAAGMFSTMLHAQEAFTLNGKIDDLGEPAKVILMYAFDGKRVTDTAELKAGAFSFSGKINKPIQAVITVVKSSANPRMNFGMGYGGEIIGRDGCSFYLDKGNITLNGKTIKESTIKGSAAQDDYAVLQKARKPVVDKLTAISDEMKQYATDREGEAYKNLYAKLIATMKENGPVDNAFVLSHPNSWVSFNVVTGKSIISNPKETEESYKKLNAALRNTKDGKEFEERLKIAYTTAIGATAPDFAQNNTEGVPVSLASLKGKYVLIDFWASWCGPCRAENPNVKLAYDKFKGKNFEILAVSLDDKKDAWIKAIADDGLPWLHVSDLQGWKNVVAQLYNVRAVPQNWLIDPNGKIIAANMRGKELEERLAKELH, from the coding sequence ATGAAGAAAATAGTATTGCTAGCAGCTGCGGGAATGTTTTCCACCATGCTGCACGCCCAGGAGGCTTTTACGCTGAATGGAAAAATAGATGACCTGGGGGAACCCGCCAAGGTGATATTAATGTACGCTTTCGATGGAAAGAGAGTAACGGATACTGCTGAGCTGAAAGCAGGCGCTTTCAGCTTTTCCGGTAAGATCAATAAGCCGATACAGGCAGTGATCACCGTTGTGAAATCCAGTGCTAACCCCCGCATGAATTTCGGTATGGGATATGGAGGAGAGATCATCGGTCGTGATGGTTGCTCTTTTTATCTCGACAAAGGCAACATTACCCTTAACGGCAAAACCATTAAGGAATCCACCATCAAAGGCTCTGCCGCACAGGACGATTATGCCGTATTGCAGAAAGCCCGCAAACCTGTAGTTGATAAGCTCACCGCCATCAGCGATGAGATGAAACAATATGCAACAGACAGAGAGGGCGAAGCGTATAAAAACCTGTATGCGAAACTCATTGCTACCATGAAAGAGAATGGGCCGGTTGATAATGCCTTTGTGTTATCACACCCCAATAGCTGGGTAAGCTTTAACGTGGTGACTGGCAAAAGCATTATCAGCAATCCAAAGGAAACAGAGGAATCGTATAAAAAACTGAATGCTGCCTTGCGCAATACCAAAGATGGTAAAGAGTTTGAAGAAAGACTGAAAATTGCCTACACTACAGCTATCGGTGCTACAGCTCCTGATTTTGCACAGAACAATACAGAAGGTGTGCCGGTTTCCCTGGCGTCCCTGAAAGGTAAATATGTACTGATCGATTTCTGGGCCAGCTGGTGTGGTCCCTGCCGCGCAGAGAACCCTAATGTGAAACTGGCATATGATAAATTCAAAGGCAAAAACTTTGAGATCCTCGCCGTTTCCCTGGATGATAAAAAAGATGCATGGATCAAAGCCATTGCGGATGACGGTTTACCCTGGTTGCATGTAAGTGACCTGCAAGGCTGGAAGAATGTGGTAGCACAGTTGTATAATGTACGCGCCGTTCCACAGAACTGGCTGATAGACCCTAATGGTAAGATCATTGCCGCTAACATGCGCGGAAAAGAACTGGAAGAACGTTTGGCTAAGGAGTTACACTAA
- a CDS encoding RagB/SusD family nutrient uptake outer membrane protein yields MRHNIILFFLIAALTTSWGCKQFLDLPAKNQRTVTTVDDMKTLLASYLKGVAELRVKPLYGNVMCLAPAAGTLMFEAYSDNIDFELAVPQTYLKPNNNHLKVEQGYADLLLWNDFNTPGVIWNQHYSIVGFLNSLIDQMEEIEATPQQQDQLLGEMYVHRAYYLFKLLEYFAPYHKGELGIPVYLHTGEGVLGIDMPRRTQAEVYKIILDDLKMAETMIKRTGPVTGFNVFYNSRYIHHLMAQVYWFKAESPAKETSDYEQVKAHAAIAVENTEAFIPTTVTGMINAYGAKDPNYPALCQENNLQGAFGVIYGSNFQYLIPGTYGPENIPLSTEFAALFKPGDVRIGAIFNADPTRAGGKVGTAGKTLNWGWPSDGTANGSLKRGNACFFKPEEAFLMLAEAQFRLNNSGEAIATLNKFKAFRNAGTADGLAGDALLQEIIDERRKEFFGDNDKRWLDLKRFGKKTITRKLFFLNKNYDLTVAPNDYRYALPIPLTEVQENKDLIPNEGWVAIEY; encoded by the coding sequence ATGAGGCATAACATCATCCTATTCTTTTTAATAGCAGCATTAACCACTTCGTGGGGCTGCAAGCAGTTCCTGGACCTTCCCGCAAAAAATCAGCGTACCGTTACCACGGTAGACGATATGAAAACATTGCTGGCATCTTATCTGAAGGGAGTGGCTGAACTGCGTGTAAAACCTTTATACGGCAACGTGATGTGCCTGGCGCCAGCTGCCGGTACACTGATGTTTGAAGCATATTCAGATAATATCGATTTTGAACTCGCTGTACCACAAACTTACCTGAAACCTAATAATAACCACCTCAAGGTAGAACAGGGGTATGCAGACCTGTTGCTGTGGAACGATTTTAATACACCCGGCGTGATCTGGAACCAGCATTATTCAATAGTTGGTTTCCTGAACAGCCTCATTGATCAGATGGAGGAGATTGAAGCCACTCCGCAGCAGCAGGATCAATTGTTAGGTGAAATGTATGTACATCGTGCTTATTACCTCTTTAAACTGCTGGAGTATTTTGCACCTTATCATAAAGGCGAACTGGGTATTCCTGTTTACCTGCATACGGGAGAGGGCGTATTGGGAATTGATATGCCGAGGAGAACACAGGCAGAAGTCTACAAGATCATCCTGGATGATTTGAAGATGGCAGAGACCATGATCAAAAGAACAGGGCCGGTTACAGGTTTCAACGTCTTTTATAATAGCCGTTACATCCATCACCTGATGGCCCAGGTATACTGGTTCAAAGCAGAATCTCCTGCAAAGGAAACATCTGATTACGAGCAGGTAAAAGCACATGCAGCTATTGCGGTGGAAAATACGGAAGCCTTTATCCCTACTACTGTAACAGGGATGATCAATGCCTATGGCGCTAAAGATCCTAATTATCCTGCCTTGTGCCAGGAGAATAACCTGCAGGGCGCCTTTGGTGTAATATATGGTTCTAATTTCCAGTATCTCATTCCGGGTACTTATGGCCCGGAAAATATTCCACTGAGCACAGAATTTGCAGCGCTCTTCAAACCGGGGGATGTCCGTATCGGTGCCATCTTCAATGCAGACCCTACCCGCGCAGGCGGAAAGGTGGGCACAGCGGGGAAAACATTGAACTGGGGCTGGCCTTCCGACGGAACTGCCAACGGTTCACTCAAACGCGGTAATGCCTGTTTCTTTAAACCGGAAGAAGCATTCCTGATGCTGGCAGAAGCGCAGTTCCGGTTAAATAATTCCGGAGAAGCCATCGCTACGCTGAATAAATTCAAAGCATTCAGGAATGCAGGAACAGCAGATGGCCTTGCTGGGGATGCCTTATTACAGGAGATCATAGATGAGCGCAGGAAAGAGTTCTTTGGTGACAACGATAAACGCTGGCTGGACCTGAAACGTTTCGGTAAGAAAACCATCACCCGCAAACTCTTCTTCCTTAATAAGAATTATGATTTAACAGTAGCGCCTAACGATTACCGCTATGCGTTACCCATCCCGTTAACGGAAGTGCAGGAGAATAAGGACCTTATACCAAATGAAGGTTGGGTAGCCATTGAATATTAA